One part of the Haliotis asinina isolate JCU_RB_2024 chromosome 2, JCU_Hal_asi_v2, whole genome shotgun sequence genome encodes these proteins:
- the LOC137272987 gene encoding uncharacterized protein, with product MEFWTWNIFLAAISMVAMVAKGEVTGLVVMYDHPANLSCIGESFDPDATQMSRYQLMWLLPNGDLVEKTTTHDRVTVFDEGKQITVNKVDDVDFGIYNCIIHNFDTQKYEIVQTGINLNGPYWGDLMEKYRMNFIVGAVAAAVVFVIMMGFCYWIGRNSSLEADEDERVKASSLWTSDQGIDNSALELDGVQVDTKTVQVNGEKHPPLYSEIGKDLATKL from the coding sequence ATGGAATTCTGgacatggaatatcttcttggcagccATCTCTATGGTTGCCATGGTAGCAAAGGGAGAAGTTACAGGTCTTGTTGTGATGTACGATCATCCTGCAAATCTGAGCTGCATAGGTGAATCCTTTGACCCAGATGCCACACAGATGTCTAGATACCAGCTGATGTGGCTGCTTCCTAATGGTGACCTTGTGGAAAAGACGACCACCCATGACAGAGTAACAGTCTTTGATGAAGGAAAACAGATCACAGTGAATAAGGTAGATGATGTTGACTTTGGCATCTACAACTGTATCATCCACAACTTCGACACACAGAAATATGAGATAGTTCAAACAGGTATCAACTTGAATGGGCCATACTGGGGGGACCTGATGGAGAAGTATCGCATGAACTTCATCGTTGGGGCAGTAGCTGCTGCTGTGGTCTTTGTCATCATGATGGGGTTCTGCTACTGGATTGGCAGAAACAGCTCCTTGGAGGCTGATGAGGATGAAAGAGTGAAAGCATCATCTCTCTGGACATCGGACCAAGGTATCGACAATTCTGCACTGGAGTTAGATGGTGTTCAGGTCGACACCAAGACTGTACAAGTAAATGGAGAGAAGCACCCACCACTTTATTCTGAAATTGGAAAGGATCTGGCCACAAAACTGTAG
- the LOC137274566 gene encoding uncharacterized protein produces MGVKFFGVLAAILVCLIPVEGQDKESMDITVRYFVDVSLHCDSLALNISDNMSQVQKLYWILTDGVLVDGTSNNLPQNLALSTNGFTLNITKVSDSMFGYYHCVILFKDNTVKAVRKGVNVDGADFTELHDQYRSNAIIGGIAAGVMVAIVGVSCLVWHYRFKKDFNDREDLYKPDSTNGTVVAYDNTAVEMEDKSPSVEEDKSNGVINEKL; encoded by the coding sequence ATGGGTGTGAAGTTTTTCGGTGTTTTGGCAGCCATCTTGGTTTGTCTCATCCCTGTAGAAGGTCAGGATAAAGAGTCAATGGACATCACAGTCAGGTACTTTGTGGATGTCAGTCTGCACTGCGACAGTTTAGCACTAAATATCTCTGACAATATGAGCCAAGTCCAAAAGTTATACTGGATTTTGACCGATGGAGTCCTAGTTGATGGAACATCAAACAATCTGCCCCAGAATCTTGCTCTGTCCACTAATGGCTTCACACTCAACATCACCAAGGTTTCCGATTCCATGTTCGGCTACTATCACTGTGTGATTCTATTCAAGGACAACACAGTCAAGGCAGTCAGAAAGGGTGTCAATGTGGATGGCGCCGATTTCACCGAGCTTCACGACCAATATCGTAGTAATGCCATAATCGGAGGTATTGCAGCTGGTGTGATGGTGGCTATAGTTGGAGTGAGTTGCTTAGTCTGGCATTACCGGTTCAAGAAGGATTTCAATGACAGGGAAGATCTGTACAAACCAGATAGCACCAATGGCACGGTTGTTGCATATGATAACACAGCTGTAGAGATGGAAGACAAGTCACCTTCAGTTGAAGAAGATAAGTCAAATGGGGTGATTAATGAAAAACTGTGA
- the LOC137274568 gene encoding uncharacterized protein → MILHVCTVLLVAAIGIAQSADLEFHKKPEWSYQTEIDSDIEIHCNDSEAVVQDGDTVKWHSPKGMEIMTSSNKYRLSDTGPVRGITLTVKQVQHEDSGVYLCMVTRNTVIVRKINRAVNLYQPSMRDKFDMYRNNVMVGGIAAAVFFVPLVAMCAIYKWRFKTQEERDASERAKYMLRRQHEAEAGELPTKSAPQNGAASYDNPVFSPTDAESTHL, encoded by the coding sequence ATGATTCTTCACGTGTGTACCGTGCTGTTGGTGGCGGCTATTGGAATCGCACAGTCTGCTGATCTGGAATTTCACAAGAAACCAGAATGGTCGTACCAAACAGAAATAGACTCCGACATCGAGATCCACTGCAACGACTCTGAGGCCGTTGTCCAAGACGGCGATACGGTTAAGTGGCACTCCCCGAAAGGTATGGAGATCATGACCAGTAGTAACAAGTACCGACTGTCAGACACGGGGCCGGTCCGTGGAATCACGCTAACGGTTAAGCAGGTTCAGCATGAGGACAGTGGTGTGTATCTCTGCATGGTTACCAGAAACACGGTTATTGTCAGAAAGATCAACCGAGCAGTCAACTTATATCAACCCAGCATGCGGGACAAGTTCGACATGTACCGGAACAACGTCATGGTTGGTGGTATTGCCGCTGCCGTCTTCTTCGTTCCGCTGGTGGCGATGTGCGCCATATACAAGTGGCGCTTCAAGACGCAGGAAGAGCGGGATGCGTCGGAACGCGCCAAGTACATGCTGAGAAGACAACACGAGGCCGAGGCTGGAGAGCTTCCCACGAAATCTGCCCCCCAGAACGGCGCCGCTTCCTATGATAATCCAGTTTTTTCCCCTACAGATGCAGAATCCACacatctgtaa